Proteins from a single region of Diorhabda sublineata isolate icDioSubl1.1 chromosome 2, icDioSubl1.1, whole genome shotgun sequence:
- the LOC130453465 gene encoding transient receptor potential cation channel protein painless-like: MYSKMEGGKAVALKRTDSICPPPEEVLLQRVLKNNTEDLDLIVNEALLKYIYDGYSKPILLVACIEEAVEPLTIQALIDLGADIRFSDENQWEALHFAAKRTNYSVLKVVIDNLKARHFDINDVLAQSSNALHILIRYGESQSIDFIKCAKLLIQEGINVNSGDSKFISPILWAAKNGSKDVIKVILENSPVPVDLDSHKLRGQTARDIITIKNLYEGYLPEKIDNNNQNGIVNKGSTRIDAEILFNYVKLRKENEFLNYNNRDIRDFANIEDGSDTLLQMACDKGSKIIVEHLLNNGADQSRVTNKNKKTPLEITADHGFHEIFSLLLNRLDNEIPMSVLISLVKCYDYEIFPGIDRKLCCKYLLDKLKSNRDILNINGVDESMNSPLHYAVRYGDVNIINDLLQTGASLGSKNKYGIMPIQDMEPEALNKHLDNCVQFDFKGKKDKEDFSITFDYRTLIPPTTKISRPDSELGINSSDNQELVLETEVISYMSTASEFKHLLTHPVIVSFLFMKWHRIRWLFYTNLAFYIAFFVSLVTYVFSYYANFEELTSFEVFLKFVSWITLLITFFVLLFRELFQIAILPKKYFRNFENYLEMTLIIIAGWILFVGSPSIDTRKQLSSLSILLAAFELVLMLGQHPKLSTNVVMLRTVSYDFFKFLLWYSILIVAFALSFNILFSAEPKIIVANQTESESDDDSFENPGKSVFKTIVMLTGEFEASDINFEAFPFVSKLIFVLFIFMIAIILLNLLNGLAVSDTQTIRKDAELLGHISRAQHIFYVETMMLGNILPKSLVTKLNDLCCCLPFDTNLRCTISKPLAEKVCLFPHLFNYEMTVYPNRYGQIYIPMNKKQKCCHGYCYNIYLDKETILRINALVQFKKEQLQSKVDIEMYKSEIVMIKNKLDDLLNKLQSKQLE; encoded by the coding sequence aaatGGAAGGTGGAAAAGCTGTAGCTCTCAAGAGAACAGATAGCATATGTCCACCACCGGAAGAAGTTCTTCTACAACGCGTTTTAAAGAATAATACAGAAGATTTAGACCTCATTGTTAACGAAGCTCTTCTTAAATACATTTATGATGGCTATAGCAAACCGATTTTGTTGGTTGCTTGCATCGAAGAAGCAGTAGAACCCCTCACAATCCAAGCTTTAATAGATTTAGGAGCAGATATACGATTTTCCGACGAGAACCAATGGGAAGCATTACATTTCGCCGCTAAACGAACTAATTATTCAGTTTTAAAAGTTgtaattgataatttgaaagCTAGACATTTCGATATTAACGATGTACTAGCTCAAAGTAGTAACGCCTTGCATATTCTTATTAGATACGGAGAAAGTCAATCGATTGATTTTATCAAATGCGCTAAACTTTTAATTCAAGAAGGAATTAATGTGAACAGTGGAGACAGTAAATTCATATCACCTATACTGTGGGCAGCTAAGAATGGTTCAAAAGATGTTATCAAAGTGATATTAGAAAATAGTCCGGTTCCAGTGGATTTGGACTCCCATAAACTAAGAGGACAGACCGCTAGagatattattacaattaaaaatttatacgaaGGTTATCTtccagaaaaaattgataacaataaTCAAAACGGAATCGTAAACAAAGGAAGTACAAGAATCGATGCGGAGATACTTTTTAATTACGTTAAATTacgaaaagaaaatgaatttctgAATTATAATAATAGAGATATTAGAGATTTCGCAAATATCGAAGATGGTTCCGACACTCTTCTTCAAATGGCGTGCGATAAAGGAAGCAAGATCATAGTAGAACACCTATTAAATAACGGAGCTGATCAATCGAGAGttaccaataaaaacaaaaagactCCACTGGAAATAACCGCCGATCACGGTTTCCACGAAATATTTAGTCTTCTTCTAAACCGTCTCGATAACGAGATTCCCATGTCTGTTTTAATAAGTTTAGTAAAATGTTATGATTACGAGATATTTCCAGGTATAGATAGAAAACTGTGTTGTAAATATCTTCTCGACAAACTGAAATCTAATAGggatatattgaatataaatggTGTGGACGAATCTATGAATTCCCCGTTGCATTACGCAGTTAGATATGGTGACGTTAATATCATTAACGATCTTCTTCAAACTGGAGCGTCTCTGGGGTCTAAAAACAAATATGGTATTATGCCTATCCAGGATATGGAACCTGAGGCATTGAACAAACATTTGGATAACTGCGTTCAGtttgattttaaaggaaaaaaagaCAAGGAAGATTTTTCTATAACGTTCGATTATCGTACTTTGATACCACCTACTACAAAGATAAGTAGACCAGATTCGGAATTAGGTATAAATTCTTCCGATAACCAAGAACTTGTACTTGAAACTGAAGTAATATCGTATATGAGTACAGCTTCGGAATTTAAGCATCTTTTAACACATCCTGTGAtagttagttttttatttatgaaatggCATAGAATAAGATGGCTCTTTTATACTAATTTAGCGTTTTATATtgctttttttgtttctttagtaACTTACGTGTTTTCttattatgcaaattttgaagAACTCACATCCTTTGAAGTTTTTCTTAAATTCGTTTCGTGGATAACATTGCtgattacattttttgtattgttattcAGGGAATTATTCCAAATTGCAATTTTACCGAAAAAGTATTttcggaattttgaaaattacttagAAATGACTCTTATTATTATAGCTGGATGGATATTATTTGTCGGTTCTCCATCTATTGATACCCGTAAACAACTTTCATCTTTATCTATATTATTAGCAGCTTTTGAGCTTGTATTGATGCTCGGTCAACATCCGAAACTATCAACGAACGTTGTTATGCTGAGAACAGTTTcttatgattttttcaaatttcttttgtgGTATTCCATATTAATTGTCGCATTTGCTTTAAGTTTTAACATACTATTTTCCGCAGAACCTAAAATAATTGTAGCGAATCAAACAGAGAGCGAAAGTGACGACGATTCTTTCGAAAATCCAGGAAAATCTGTGTTTAAAACTATTGTTATGTTGACAGGCGAATTCGAAGCCAGCGACATCAATTTTGAAGCTTTTCCTTTTGTTagcaaattaatttttgttcttttcattTTCATGATAGCCATTATACTGCTCAATCTCTTAAATGGTTTAGCTGTAAGTGACACACAGACGATAAGAAAAGACGCCGAACTATTGGGACATATCTCTAGAGCTCAACATATTTTCTACGTAGAAACGATGATGTTGGGAAACATCCTCCCCAAGAGCTTAGTTACCAAGTTAAACGATTTATGCTGTTGCTTACCATTCGACACAAATTTACGCTGCACCATTTCCAAACCTTTAGCAGAAAAAGTTTGTCTTTTTCCACATTTATTCAATTACGAAATGACTGTCTATCCTAACAGATACGGACAAATATATATCCCGAtgaataagaaacaaaaatgttgtcACGGTTATtgttataacatttatttagaTAAAGAGACAATTTTACGAATAAACGCGTTAGTTCAGTTTAAAAAAGAGCAACTACAATCAAAAGTAGATATAGAGATGTATAAATCTGAAATtgttatgattaaaaataaattggatgATCTATTAAATAAACTCCAATCGAAACAGTTAGAATAA